A single region of the Camelus dromedarius isolate mCamDro1 chromosome 21, mCamDro1.pat, whole genome shotgun sequence genome encodes:
- the LOC116148670 gene encoding LOW QUALITY PROTEIN: calcium/calmodulin-dependent protein kinase type 1-like (The sequence of the model RefSeq protein was modified relative to this genomic sequence to represent the inferred CDS: substituted 1 base at 1 genomic stop codon) — MPGTVEGPIWKQAENIRDIYDFRDVLGTGAFSEVILAEDKRTQKLVAIKCIAKKALEGKEGSMENEIAVLHKIKHPNIVALDDIYESGGHLYLIMQLVSGGELFDRIVEKGFYTERDASRLIFQVLDAVKYLHDLGIVHRDLKPENLLYYSLDEDSKIMISDFGLSKMEDPSSVLSTACGTPGYVAPEVLAQKPYSKAVDCWSIGVIAYILLCGYPPFXDENDAKLFEQILKAEYEFDSPYWDDISDSAKDFIRHLMEKDPEKRFTCEQALQHPWIAGDTALDKNIHQSVSEQIKKNFAKSKWKQAFNATAVVRHMRKLQLGTSQDGQGQTASHGELLTSAAGGPAAGCCCRDCCVEPGPELPPTMPPTLPPTLPPQL; from the coding sequence ATGCCAGGGACAGTGGAAGGCCCCATCTGGAAGCAGGCGGAGAACATTAGGGACATTTACGACTTCCGTGATGTTCTGGGAACAGGGGCCTTCTCGGAGGTTATCCTGGCAGAAGACAAGAGGACTCAGAAGCTGGTGGCCATCAAATGTATCGCCAAGAAGGCTCTGGAGGGCAAGGAGGGCAGCATGGAGAATGAGATCGCTGTCCTGCACAAGATCAAGCACCCCAACATTGTAGCCCTGGACGACATCTACGAGAGCGGGGGACACCTCTACCTCATCATGCAGCTGGTGTCGGGCGGAGAGCTGTTTGACCGAATTGTGGAAAAAGGCTTCTACACAGAGCGGGATGCCAGCCGCCTCATCTTCCAGGTGCTGGATGCCGTCAAGTACCTGCACGACCTGGGCATCGTACACCGGGACCTCAAGCCAGAGAATCTGCTGTACTACAGCCTGGATGAAGACTCCAAGATCATGATCTCCGACTTTGGACTCTCCAAGATGGAGGACCCCAGCAGTGTGCTCTCCACGGCCTGCGGGACCCCAGGATACGTGGCCCCTGAGGTGCTGGCCCAGAAGCCCTACAGCAAGGCGGTGGATTGCTGGTCCATTGGGGTCATCGCCTATATCCTGCTCTGTGGTTACCCTCCCTTCTAAGACGAGAATGATGCCAAACTCTTTGAACAGATTTTGAAGGCCGAGTATGAGTTCGACTCTCCTTACTGGGACGACATCTCTGACTCTGCCAAAGACTTCATCCGGCACTTGATGGAGAAGGATCCAGAGAAGAGGTTCACCTGTGAGCAGGCCTTGCAGCACCCGTGGATTGCAGGAGATACGGCTCTAGATAAGAATATTCACCAGTCGGTGAGCGAGCAGATCAAGAAGAACTTTGCCAAGAGCAAGTGGAAGCAAGCCTTCAATGCCACGGCCGTGGTGCGGCACATGAGGAAGCTACAGCTGGGCACCAGCCAGGATGGGCAGGGACAGACGGCGAGCCACGGGGAGCTGCTGACATCAGCAGCCGGGGGGCCGGCGGCTGGCTGCTGCTGTCGAGACTGCTGCGTGGAGCCTGGCCCAGAACTGCCCCCCACGATGCCCCCCACACTGCCCCCCACGCTGCCCCCCCAGCTCTAG